The Marivivens sp. LCG002 genome contains a region encoding:
- a CDS encoding DUF2087 domain-containing protein produces MSRDVIPFTVADISVFSKTLRASLEGSDPFPTHAQFLGLVAKAAGYQNYQHLRAELTGEIELNEKRLKEALRVFDAQGRMHHWPKKYSIRALSLWVFWSRMPRKELSEPEVNAILIDGNTFGDHVLLRRELIDHGLMTRTPNGSAYRKVEKAPPPEAQALIRRLKGRG; encoded by the coding sequence ATGTCACGCGATGTGATTCCATTTACCGTGGCCGACATCTCGGTCTTTTCCAAAACGCTCCGCGCCTCTCTCGAAGGCAGCGATCCTTTTCCGACCCATGCCCAGTTTCTGGGGCTGGTTGCCAAGGCGGCGGGCTATCAGAACTATCAACATCTGCGCGCCGAACTCACGGGCGAGATCGAGCTTAACGAAAAACGCCTCAAGGAAGCGCTTCGTGTTTTTGACGCGCAGGGGCGGATGCACCATTGGCCCAAGAAATACTCGATCAGGGCACTTTCGCTCTGGGTGTTCTGGTCGCGTATGCCGCGCAAAGAACTCAGCGAACCCGAGGTCAATGCGATCCTGATCGACGGAAATACCTTTGGCGATCATGTTCTCTTGCGCCGCGAGTTGATCGATCACGGGTTGATGACGCGCACGCCGAACGGGTCGGCCTATCGCAAAGTCGAAAAAGCCCCGCCCCCCGAGGCGCAGGCGCTCATTAGGCGGCTCAAGGGACGCGGCTAG